A single region of the Etheostoma cragini isolate CJK2018 chromosome 3, CSU_Ecrag_1.0, whole genome shotgun sequence genome encodes:
- the ssh2a gene encoding protein phosphatase Slingshot homolog 2 isoform X3 translates to MTRWRQKIRSTSCKFKSISESFLTVKGAALFLPWGNSPTPNSAPRISQRRDKHTGDLQKHLQTMFTVLRPEDTIRLAVRLESAFPQVTRYMVVVSTNGRQDTEESIVLGMDFVSSDSCCSVGLVLPLWSDTLIHLDGDGGFSVSTVNRVHIFKPVSVQAMWSALQSLHKACEVARCHNYYPGSLFLTWVSYYQSRVASNQFCVNEWNAMQDVESHRANSPVLFTDLPTERERTERLIKMRLREIMMQKDLENVTCKEIRTELEMQMVCNLREFKEFIDNEMIVILGQMDSPTEIFEHVYLGSEWNASNLEELQNSGVHYILNVTREIDNFFPGMFEYHNIRVYDEEATNLLEYWNETYKFITKAKKAGAKCLVHCKMGVSRSASTVIAYAMKEYGWDLETAFHYVKERRAVTKPNPSFMKQLEEYQGILLASKQRHNKLWRSHSDSDLSDRPEWMCKPQSHSLDRSNSHNNNNTSSPSLHHFLGAAVLQALGAEPEDSAKSNATHTSDSHTDSNGVCDSPGQEEVRSDCGYPPLLPLPRPRAATVVPEEGLDNSSVSVTLPVALPHPPPSLHIVPPTPELQRALRCPPTHLSISVPKHKPVELSLNSPEQSSSEEISPLPLESTDSDITDQSLSDSASDKHSPLSPANITTLPLDSLLAASDDNNNPSELQMGIALDGRSEADGSSIHSADSIDFFSAREKFLGLAQDGRSRTLSEQAQQRTILSLEENGETEDKSEEEQGNGTNKVSPQSEDSVEKASPDRPYHDNGVSVRHIVTEIEAISHPSSCLPTPSSSSSSPSSSSSLLPSSHSPQLIRPEHLIEAETSEVTHGSLTPPSQPQSPSMLPCDWPAGSVRRATKQLEQKLRQEMGKAASQRSPVHSPSAEHPPVRLFLCPLSTENPPLHFPQDCTEESITQEEITDGTATSKDREKHKGSETELNSSGTDHLPNPSCSPKSNISQFSGAILINMPTSIDSHMLTSSLASTSPLEYLSLDSSAQSQRQSPHHNQSQQRLTQPQGCYNQMTLDGVTVQESDTDARLESCPQGERGGCGPGCEAESRLAHGGQELERIQQTLRELQAFLHEGVCQETTDSEDYELGQPQGLRDSGMDTEPGSCKEGSSEQTPPGLEVGQRLRERQEGKSFLEPIVWHRAMELEARIRQAGLTPPSFMKRSASLAKLDCLELSANDLSDLDLRPHTRTTTSHSQDSFSLLTAHPDDTWKKQKVLARNSLSHGGRDLDESLSSASLCFSSAPHQFPKEDTGERDEPEGSGSGPAATTRQQGRGHSSRRSHKGSADKKQRAVTVLYNTM, encoded by the exons TATCAGTGAGAGTTTCCTCACCGTAAAAGGTGCAGCCCTGTTCCTTCCCTGGGGAAATAGTCCTACACCTAACTCTGCACCTCGCATCAGCCAGCGCAGGGACAAGCACACAG GTGACCTCCAGAAACATCTTCAGACCATGTTCACTGTGCTGCGGCCGGAGGATACCATCCGACTG GCTGTGCGTTTGGAGAGCGCCTTCCCTCAGGTAACCCGCTACATGGTGGTGGTCTCCACCAATGGTAGACAGGACACGGAGGAGAGCATCGTGCTAGGCATGGACTTTGTCTCCTCTGATAG CTGCTGTTCTGTGGGTCTGGTTCTACCTCTGTGGAGTGACACTTTGATCCACTTGGATGGAGATGG TGGTTTCAGTGTATCAACGGTGAACAGGGTTCATATTTTCAAGCCAGTTTCTGTACAGGCCATGTG GTCAGCCCTGCAGTCACTTCACAAAGCGTGTGAGGTGGCCCGCTGTCATAACTACTACCCGGGCAGCCTGTTCCTGACCTGGGTCAGCTACTACCAGAGCAGGGTCGCCTCCAACCAGTTCTGCGTCAATGAGTGGAACGCCATGCAAGACGTCGAGTCGCACCGTGCCAATTCACCCGTTCTCTTCACAGACCT GCCCACGGAGAGGGAGCGCACAGAAAGGCTGATCAAGATGCGCCTCAGAGAGATCATGATGCAGAAAGACCTGGAGAACGTCACCTGTAAGGAG ATCCGAACAGAGCTGGAGATGCAGATGGTTTGTAACCTGAGGGAGTTCAAGGAGTTCATAGACAATGAGATGATAGTCATCCTGGGACAGATGGACAGCCCCACTGAAATCTTTGAACACGTCTATCTG GGCTCTGAGTGGAATGCCTCTAacctggaggagctgcagaacaGCGG AGTGCACTACATCCTGAACGTGACCAGGGAGATAGACAACTTCTTCCCGGGGATGTTTGAGTACCACAACATCAGAGTGTACGACGAAGAGGCCACCAACCTGCTGGAGTACTGGAACGAGACCTACAAGTTCATCACCAAAGCCAA GAAAGCTGGTGCTAAGTGTCTGGTTCACTGTAAAATGGGTGTGAGTCGTTCTGCCTCCACAGTGATCGCCTATGCCATGAAGGAGTATGGCTGGGACTTGGAAACTGCCTTCCACTATGTAAAAGAAAGACGGGCGGTCACCAAACCAAACCCTTCCTTCATGAAACAGCTGGAGGAGTATCAGGGAATTCTGCTGGCCAG CAAACAAAGGCATAATAAGCTGTGGCGCTCACACTCTGACAGTGACCTGTCAGATCGCCCGGAGTGGATGTGTAAACCTCAGTCTCACTCTCTGGACCGCTCCAACtctcacaacaacaacaacacttccTCCCCCTCCTTACATCACTTCCTAGGTGCGGCCGTGCTGCAAGCACTTGGTGCTGAACCCGAAGACTCTGCCAAATCAAACGCCACACACACCTCTGACTCCCACACAGACTCAAACGGTGTGTGTGACTCACCAGGTCAGGAGGAGGTCAGATCAGATTGTGGCTACCCTCCCCTGCTTCCCCTCCCCAGACCCCGAGCAGCCACTGTAGTCCCAGAGGAAGGACTGGACAATTCGAGTGTGTCTGTCACGCTGCCTGTTGCTCTACCCCATCCTCCACCATCACTCCACATTGTGCCCCCCACTCCTGAACTGCAGCGTGCTCTCCGGTGTCCTCCCACACATCTGTCCATATCAGTGCCCAAACACAAACCGGTGGAACTGTCCCTCAACTCGCCTGAGCAAAGCAGCTCAGAAGAaatctctcctctccctttggAATCCACCGACTCCGACATAACAGATCAATCATTATCTGATTCAGCGAGTGACAAACACAGCCCCCTCAGCCCTGCTAACATCACTACCCTTCCCCTGGATAGTCTCCTTGCTGCCAGTGATGACAACAATAACCCCAGTGAGTTACAGATGGGCATCGCCTTGGACGGCCGCAGTGAGGCCGATGGGTCGTCCATCCACAGCGCAGACAGCATCGACTTCTTCAGTGCCAGGGAAAAGTTTCTGGGCCTTGCCCAGGATGGCAGGTCCCGGACACTTTCTGAGCAGGCACAGCAGAGGACAATACTGTCCCTCGAGGAAAACGGAGAAACTGAGGATAAGAGTGAAGAGGAGCAGGGAAATGGGACAAATAAG GTGTCTCCACAGTCTGAAGACAGCGTCGAGAAAGCCAGCCCTGACCGACCTTATCATGACAATGGAGTATCAGTCCGCCATATCGTTACAGAGATTGAAGCCATAAGCCACCCTTCCTCCTGCCTCCCtactccctcctcctcctcttcctccccctcttcctcttcctcactccTTCCATCCTCCCACAGTCCTCAGCTAATCCGACCAGAACATCTGATTGAGGCAGAGACTTCAGAAGTCACGCACGGCTCTCTAACTCCACCTTCCCAGCCACAGTCTCCCTCCATGCTGCCGTGTGATTGGCCGGCAGGCTCGGTACGGCGAGCCACAAAGCAGCTGGAGCAGAAGCTGAGGCAGGAAATGGGGAAGGCTGCATCTCAGCGATCTCCGGTGCACTCCCCCAGCGCTGAACACCCTCCTGTCAGACTGTTCCTGTGTCCCCTGAGCACTGAAAATCCTCCCCTTCACTTCCCTCAGGACTGCACAGAAGAAAGTATCACTCAGGAAGAGATCACGGATGGAACTGCTACGTCCAAAGATAGAGAAAAGCATAAAGGGTCAGAAACGGAGCTCAACTCCTCAGGCACGGACCACCTCCCTAACCCTTCATGCTCCCCCAAATCAAATATCAGCCAATTTTCTGGTGCTATTCTTATCAATATGCCCACATCCATAGATAGCCATATGCTGACATCATCACTGGCCTCTACCAGTCCGTTAGAATACTTGTCTCTAGATTCCTCAGCCCAGTCCCAAAGACAGAGCCCCCACCACAACCAAAGCCAGCAACGTCTGACCCAGCCTCAGGGCTGTTATAACCAAATGACTCTGGATGGGGTTACAGTGCAGGAGTCAGACACAGATGCGAGGCTGGAATCCTGTCCCCAGGGCGAGCGAGGGGGCTGTGGTCCCGGCTGTGAGGCCGAGAGCAGGCTGGCTCATGGCGGCCAGGAACTGGAGAGGATTCAGCAAACACTAAGAGAGCTGCAGGCTTTCCTCCATGAGGGTGTCTGCCAGGAGACGACAGACAGCGAAGATTACGAACTGGGGCAGCCTCAGGGCCTGAGAGACTCAGGTATGGACACAGAGCCGGGATCTTGTAAAGAGGGAAGTTCTGAACAAACCCCTCCAGGCCTGGAAGTAGGGCAGAGGCTCCGGGAGAGACAAGAGGGGAAGAGTTTTCTGGAGCCGATAGTGTGGCACAGAGCCATGGAGCTTGAGGCTCGTATCCGCCAGGCGGGCCTCACCCCTCCTTCTTTCATGAAGAGGTCGGCCTCCTTGGCTAAACTGGACTGTCTGGAGCTCTCGGCCAATGACCTCAGCGACTTAGATTTGAGGCCGCACACCAGGACGACGACATCACACTCCCAGGactctttctctttgttgacAGCTCATCCCGACGACACCTGGAAAAAGCAGAAGGTGTTGGCTCGAAACAGTTTGTCCCATGGCGGCAGGGATCTCGACGAGTCATTGTCATCAGCGTCCCTCTGCTTCTCCTCTGCCCCTCATCAATTCCCAAAAGAGGACACGGGGGAGAGGGACGAGCCAGAAGGCAGCGGGAGCGGCCCGGCCGCTACAACACGTCAGCAGGGGAGGGGACACTCATCGAGACGGTCTCACAAAGGCTCTGCTGATAAAAAGCAGCGAGCCGTCACTGTGCTATACAATACCATGTAA
- the ssh2a gene encoding protein phosphatase Slingshot homolog 2 isoform X2: MALVTVQRSPTPSTTSSPSVSESGSGEDDRRSQPRSISESFLTVKGAALFLPWGNSPTPNSAPRISQRRDKHTGDLQKHLQTMFTVLRPEDTIRLAVRLESAFPQVTRYMVVVSTNGRQDTEESIVLGMDFVSSDSCCSVGLVLPLWSDTLIHLDGDGGFSVSTVNRVHIFKPVSVQAMWSALQSLHKACEVARCHNYYPGSLFLTWVSYYQSRVASNQFCVNEWNAMQDVESHRANSPVLFTDLPTERERTERLIKMRLREIMMQKDLENVTCKEIRTELEMQMVCNLREFKEFIDNEMIVILGQMDSPTEIFEHVYLGSEWNASNLEELQNSGVHYILNVTREIDNFFPGMFEYHNIRVYDEEATNLLEYWNETYKFITKAKKAGAKCLVHCKMGVSRSASTVIAYAMKEYGWDLETAFHYVKERRAVTKPNPSFMKQLEEYQGILLASKQRHNKLWRSHSDSDLSDRPEWMCKPQSHSLDRSNSHNNNNTSSPSLHHFLGAAVLQALGAEPEDSAKSNATHTSDSHTDSNGVCDSPGQEEVRSDCGYPPLLPLPRPRAATVVPEEGLDNSSVSVTLPVALPHPPPSLHIVPPTPELQRALRCPPTHLSISVPKHKPVELSLNSPEQSSSEEISPLPLESTDSDITDQSLSDSASDKHSPLSPANITTLPLDSLLAASDDNNNPSELQMGIALDGRSEADGSSIHSADSIDFFSAREKFLGLAQDGRSRTLSEQAQQRTILSLEENGETEDKSEEEQGNGTNKVSPQSEDSVEKASPDRPYHDNGVSVRHIVTEIEAISHPSSCLPTPSSSSSSPSSSSSLLPSSHSPQLIRPEHLIEAETSEVTHGSLTPPSQPQSPSMLPCDWPAGSVRRATKQLEQKLRQEMGKAASQRSPVHSPSAEHPPVRLFLCPLSTENPPLHFPQDCTEESITQEEITDGTATSKDREKHKGSETELNSSGTDHLPNPSCSPKSNISQFSGAILINMPTSIDSHMLTSSLASTSPLEYLSLDSSAQSQRQSPHHNQSQQRLTQPQGCYNQMTLDGVTVQESDTDARLESCPQGERGGCGPGCEAESRLAHGGQELERIQQTLRELQAFLHEGVCQETTDSEDYELGQPQGLRDSGMDTEPGSCKEGSSEQTPPGLEVGQRLRERQEGKSFLEPIVWHRAMELEARIRQAGLTPPSFMKRSASLAKLDCLELSANDLSDLDLRPHTRTTTSHSQDSFSLLTAHPDDTWKKQKVLARNSLSHGGRDLDESLSSASLCFSSAPHQFPKEDTGERDEPEGSGSGPAATTRQQGRGHSSRRSHKGSADKKQRAVTVLYNTM, encoded by the exons TATCAGTGAGAGTTTCCTCACCGTAAAAGGTGCAGCCCTGTTCCTTCCCTGGGGAAATAGTCCTACACCTAACTCTGCACCTCGCATCAGCCAGCGCAGGGACAAGCACACAG GTGACCTCCAGAAACATCTTCAGACCATGTTCACTGTGCTGCGGCCGGAGGATACCATCCGACTG GCTGTGCGTTTGGAGAGCGCCTTCCCTCAGGTAACCCGCTACATGGTGGTGGTCTCCACCAATGGTAGACAGGACACGGAGGAGAGCATCGTGCTAGGCATGGACTTTGTCTCCTCTGATAG CTGCTGTTCTGTGGGTCTGGTTCTACCTCTGTGGAGTGACACTTTGATCCACTTGGATGGAGATGG TGGTTTCAGTGTATCAACGGTGAACAGGGTTCATATTTTCAAGCCAGTTTCTGTACAGGCCATGTG GTCAGCCCTGCAGTCACTTCACAAAGCGTGTGAGGTGGCCCGCTGTCATAACTACTACCCGGGCAGCCTGTTCCTGACCTGGGTCAGCTACTACCAGAGCAGGGTCGCCTCCAACCAGTTCTGCGTCAATGAGTGGAACGCCATGCAAGACGTCGAGTCGCACCGTGCCAATTCACCCGTTCTCTTCACAGACCT GCCCACGGAGAGGGAGCGCACAGAAAGGCTGATCAAGATGCGCCTCAGAGAGATCATGATGCAGAAAGACCTGGAGAACGTCACCTGTAAGGAG ATCCGAACAGAGCTGGAGATGCAGATGGTTTGTAACCTGAGGGAGTTCAAGGAGTTCATAGACAATGAGATGATAGTCATCCTGGGACAGATGGACAGCCCCACTGAAATCTTTGAACACGTCTATCTG GGCTCTGAGTGGAATGCCTCTAacctggaggagctgcagaacaGCGG AGTGCACTACATCCTGAACGTGACCAGGGAGATAGACAACTTCTTCCCGGGGATGTTTGAGTACCACAACATCAGAGTGTACGACGAAGAGGCCACCAACCTGCTGGAGTACTGGAACGAGACCTACAAGTTCATCACCAAAGCCAA GAAAGCTGGTGCTAAGTGTCTGGTTCACTGTAAAATGGGTGTGAGTCGTTCTGCCTCCACAGTGATCGCCTATGCCATGAAGGAGTATGGCTGGGACTTGGAAACTGCCTTCCACTATGTAAAAGAAAGACGGGCGGTCACCAAACCAAACCCTTCCTTCATGAAACAGCTGGAGGAGTATCAGGGAATTCTGCTGGCCAG CAAACAAAGGCATAATAAGCTGTGGCGCTCACACTCTGACAGTGACCTGTCAGATCGCCCGGAGTGGATGTGTAAACCTCAGTCTCACTCTCTGGACCGCTCCAACtctcacaacaacaacaacacttccTCCCCCTCCTTACATCACTTCCTAGGTGCGGCCGTGCTGCAAGCACTTGGTGCTGAACCCGAAGACTCTGCCAAATCAAACGCCACACACACCTCTGACTCCCACACAGACTCAAACGGTGTGTGTGACTCACCAGGTCAGGAGGAGGTCAGATCAGATTGTGGCTACCCTCCCCTGCTTCCCCTCCCCAGACCCCGAGCAGCCACTGTAGTCCCAGAGGAAGGACTGGACAATTCGAGTGTGTCTGTCACGCTGCCTGTTGCTCTACCCCATCCTCCACCATCACTCCACATTGTGCCCCCCACTCCTGAACTGCAGCGTGCTCTCCGGTGTCCTCCCACACATCTGTCCATATCAGTGCCCAAACACAAACCGGTGGAACTGTCCCTCAACTCGCCTGAGCAAAGCAGCTCAGAAGAaatctctcctctccctttggAATCCACCGACTCCGACATAACAGATCAATCATTATCTGATTCAGCGAGTGACAAACACAGCCCCCTCAGCCCTGCTAACATCACTACCCTTCCCCTGGATAGTCTCCTTGCTGCCAGTGATGACAACAATAACCCCAGTGAGTTACAGATGGGCATCGCCTTGGACGGCCGCAGTGAGGCCGATGGGTCGTCCATCCACAGCGCAGACAGCATCGACTTCTTCAGTGCCAGGGAAAAGTTTCTGGGCCTTGCCCAGGATGGCAGGTCCCGGACACTTTCTGAGCAGGCACAGCAGAGGACAATACTGTCCCTCGAGGAAAACGGAGAAACTGAGGATAAGAGTGAAGAGGAGCAGGGAAATGGGACAAATAAG GTGTCTCCACAGTCTGAAGACAGCGTCGAGAAAGCCAGCCCTGACCGACCTTATCATGACAATGGAGTATCAGTCCGCCATATCGTTACAGAGATTGAAGCCATAAGCCACCCTTCCTCCTGCCTCCCtactccctcctcctcctcttcctccccctcttcctcttcctcactccTTCCATCCTCCCACAGTCCTCAGCTAATCCGACCAGAACATCTGATTGAGGCAGAGACTTCAGAAGTCACGCACGGCTCTCTAACTCCACCTTCCCAGCCACAGTCTCCCTCCATGCTGCCGTGTGATTGGCCGGCAGGCTCGGTACGGCGAGCCACAAAGCAGCTGGAGCAGAAGCTGAGGCAGGAAATGGGGAAGGCTGCATCTCAGCGATCTCCGGTGCACTCCCCCAGCGCTGAACACCCTCCTGTCAGACTGTTCCTGTGTCCCCTGAGCACTGAAAATCCTCCCCTTCACTTCCCTCAGGACTGCACAGAAGAAAGTATCACTCAGGAAGAGATCACGGATGGAACTGCTACGTCCAAAGATAGAGAAAAGCATAAAGGGTCAGAAACGGAGCTCAACTCCTCAGGCACGGACCACCTCCCTAACCCTTCATGCTCCCCCAAATCAAATATCAGCCAATTTTCTGGTGCTATTCTTATCAATATGCCCACATCCATAGATAGCCATATGCTGACATCATCACTGGCCTCTACCAGTCCGTTAGAATACTTGTCTCTAGATTCCTCAGCCCAGTCCCAAAGACAGAGCCCCCACCACAACCAAAGCCAGCAACGTCTGACCCAGCCTCAGGGCTGTTATAACCAAATGACTCTGGATGGGGTTACAGTGCAGGAGTCAGACACAGATGCGAGGCTGGAATCCTGTCCCCAGGGCGAGCGAGGGGGCTGTGGTCCCGGCTGTGAGGCCGAGAGCAGGCTGGCTCATGGCGGCCAGGAACTGGAGAGGATTCAGCAAACACTAAGAGAGCTGCAGGCTTTCCTCCATGAGGGTGTCTGCCAGGAGACGACAGACAGCGAAGATTACGAACTGGGGCAGCCTCAGGGCCTGAGAGACTCAGGTATGGACACAGAGCCGGGATCTTGTAAAGAGGGAAGTTCTGAACAAACCCCTCCAGGCCTGGAAGTAGGGCAGAGGCTCCGGGAGAGACAAGAGGGGAAGAGTTTTCTGGAGCCGATAGTGTGGCACAGAGCCATGGAGCTTGAGGCTCGTATCCGCCAGGCGGGCCTCACCCCTCCTTCTTTCATGAAGAGGTCGGCCTCCTTGGCTAAACTGGACTGTCTGGAGCTCTCGGCCAATGACCTCAGCGACTTAGATTTGAGGCCGCACACCAGGACGACGACATCACACTCCCAGGactctttctctttgttgacAGCTCATCCCGACGACACCTGGAAAAAGCAGAAGGTGTTGGCTCGAAACAGTTTGTCCCATGGCGGCAGGGATCTCGACGAGTCATTGTCATCAGCGTCCCTCTGCTTCTCCTCTGCCCCTCATCAATTCCCAAAAGAGGACACGGGGGAGAGGGACGAGCCAGAAGGCAGCGGGAGCGGCCCGGCCGCTACAACACGTCAGCAGGGGAGGGGACACTCATCGAGACGGTCTCACAAAGGCTCTGCTGATAAAAAGCAGCGAGCCGTCACTGTGCTATACAATACCATGTAA